In Vibrio sp. FE10, the following are encoded in one genomic region:
- a CDS encoding ABC transporter permease: MSFTQLLKQELLAVLRNPVVLLTVFGGVVFYSFLYPLPYANQVPEQLKASVVNLDKSQSSYQLERMVDATSQIDLVRRDSTIEDAKQAVLDQEIGGFIVIPEDFYKDLLLGKSPTLSYAGDASYFLVYGTIVEGLAKAGGTLAAQVKVSHLLVEGVPLESAAKGYSAFSLNLKPTFNSRMGYIDYVVPAVFVLILQQTLAMASGLVGATQNAQSTFGYWSKTSPAKLMLARCCTLVGIYYLLSMYYFGASFSMYGINLLASTTQILTLLLPFLLASCLIGIFIGELVPRRELVTVVVLISSMPLIFSSGFIWPVEMMPQWLVLLSQLFPSTPAIQGFLALNQMGASWQEIAPQWTLLWGQVLLWGSLLALKLYHKSSKSIVINSTSTNNSNNH; the protein is encoded by the coding sequence ATGAGCTTTACTCAACTGCTCAAGCAAGAACTCTTAGCCGTTCTGCGTAATCCCGTTGTATTGCTCACCGTGTTCGGCGGTGTGGTCTTCTATTCATTCTTATATCCGCTGCCTTACGCAAACCAAGTACCTGAACAATTGAAAGCTTCGGTTGTGAACTTGGACAAGAGTCAAAGCAGCTACCAATTAGAACGAATGGTCGATGCCACGTCTCAAATCGACTTAGTGCGTCGAGATTCTACTATTGAAGATGCGAAACAAGCCGTTCTTGACCAAGAGATTGGCGGGTTTATCGTCATCCCAGAAGATTTCTATAAAGACTTACTTCTTGGTAAAAGCCCAACGCTCTCTTATGCCGGTGATGCCTCTTACTTCTTGGTGTACGGAACCATTGTTGAAGGACTTGCTAAGGCTGGAGGCACGTTAGCCGCGCAAGTTAAGGTCAGTCACTTGTTGGTTGAAGGTGTGCCGTTAGAATCGGCTGCCAAAGGCTACAGCGCGTTCAGCTTGAACCTAAAACCAACCTTCAATAGTCGCATGGGATACATCGATTACGTGGTTCCCGCGGTATTTGTGTTGATCCTGCAACAAACCTTAGCCATGGCTTCTGGTTTGGTTGGCGCAACACAAAACGCTCAATCAACGTTTGGCTATTGGAGCAAAACTTCTCCCGCGAAACTGATGCTTGCTCGCTGTTGTACTTTAGTGGGCATTTATTACTTGTTGTCCATGTACTATTTCGGCGCAAGCTTTTCGATGTATGGAATTAACCTGCTCGCCTCAACAACACAAATTTTGACGTTGCTGTTGCCCTTCTTATTAGCCAGTTGTTTGATCGGGATATTTATTGGTGAGTTAGTACCAAGAAGAGAACTGGTCACTGTAGTGGTGTTAATCAGTTCAATGCCACTGATCTTCTCATCTGGGTTTATCTGGCCCGTTGAAATGATGCCTCAATGGTTAGTCTTGTTGTCGCAGCTCTTCCCAAGTACTCCAGCTATCCAAGGTTTCTTAGCGCTTAATCAAATGGGCGCGTCTTGGCAAGAAATAGCACCTCAATGGACGCTATTATGGGGACAAGTTCTGCTTTGGGGTTCGTTGCTGGCACTCAAGCTCTACCACAAATCGAGTAAAAGCATCGTTATCAATAGTACGAGTACGAACAATAGCAACAATCATTGA